The Nocardioides humi genome includes a region encoding these proteins:
- a CDS encoding nuclear transport factor 2 family protein, which translates to MAPAEPARALDPVERLLAVEECRRLMAEYGWRFDHGLSVEVAELFTEDGAWRSNTIEAVGQAQLRAFFARRAAMTERLTRHVVTNISIDVLAADHARARSYAVEIRDDRGADGLGVDTRPGVVGDYLDELVRVDGRWLFRERRVVIEFKRETEAFLRQEAGPA; encoded by the coding sequence ATGGCACCCGCTGAGCCCGCCCGCGCGCTCGACCCGGTCGAGCGACTGCTGGCCGTCGAGGAGTGTCGCCGGCTGATGGCCGAGTACGGCTGGCGCTTCGACCACGGCCTCAGCGTCGAGGTCGCCGAGCTGTTCACCGAGGACGGCGCCTGGCGGTCGAACACGATCGAGGCCGTCGGGCAGGCCCAGCTGCGGGCGTTCTTCGCCCGCCGGGCCGCGATGACCGAGCGGCTCACCCGGCACGTCGTCACCAACATCTCCATCGACGTGCTCGCCGCCGACCATGCCCGCGCACGTTCCTACGCCGTGGAGATCCGCGACGACCGCGGCGCGGACGGACTCGGCGTCGACACCCGCCCCGGCGTGGTCGGCGACTACCTCGACGAGCTGGTCCGCGTCGACGGACGCTGGCTGTTCCGCGAGCGCCGGGTCGTCATCGAGTTCAAGCGGGAGACCGAGGCCTTCCTGCGCCAGGAGGCCGGTCCCGCGTGA
- a CDS encoding acyl-CoA dehydrogenase, with product MSDVLSCPLDLGVDAADLASAVRRWLERACPPEVVRAALTERSADASWRPPLRHGLVQLGLPGLAVPEAYGGSGAGVVELAAVAEQLGRVLCPVPHLSSAVLATLPLVLTGGSAAGELLTELAAGERTAAVASGPEPWSSPLVATREDTGWFVDGAAPAVLDATTADRLLAVATTPHGPGLFLVEDRADGRVAGGETPMDLTLDVAPVVLRRAAARPVAVPGPGDREEPDGVAQRLRTAHHLAALVLAGEQVGGAARILELTVEHARVRHQFGRAIGSFQAVKHRCADLLMTLESMRSVVRDGLLRCASVLDGGPIDHDAVALAADLARSVAADGYLRIATAVIQLHGGIGFTWEHDAHLYLKRARATQLLLGGPGRSRERLLPLLLADAARTGSETGVATDTTPVPPAVAAFLARHPVASTPDRDLRAARYDAGLAEQGEVEAAFLAAGARDWSGRNVIGLGMAMATIRAHGNPEQQEAHLRPCFTGEHIWCQLFSEPGAGSDLAGLATRAVADGDDFVVTGQKVWTSLGHVADYGLLLARTDPDVPKHRGLTYFLLDMRLPGIEVRPLRQLTGEAEFNEVRFDGVRVPRSAVLGAVGDGWRVAMTTLMNERVAIGGSRAPRHGGPIATALASYRRAVARGVAGPIEGDRLVRLWSAAEAARLTSARSAAGGGDPGPQGSIAKLQMAEGNQASYDFCVELAAAEGLYVDDYDQGDGATSAVFGSTDPRKAWLRSLANSIEGGTSEVLRNVLGERVLGLPGEPRVDRDVPWSRTQRS from the coding sequence GTGAGTGACGTCCTGAGCTGCCCGCTCGACCTCGGCGTCGACGCGGCCGACCTGGCGAGCGCCGTACGGAGGTGGCTGGAGCGGGCCTGCCCGCCGGAGGTCGTGCGCGCCGCGCTGACCGAGCGGTCCGCGGACGCGTCGTGGCGCCCACCCCTGCGCCACGGCCTGGTCCAGCTGGGGCTGCCCGGGCTCGCGGTTCCGGAGGCGTACGGCGGCAGCGGGGCCGGGGTCGTCGAGCTGGCCGCCGTCGCCGAGCAGCTCGGCCGGGTCCTGTGCCCCGTCCCGCACCTGTCCAGCGCGGTCCTCGCGACGCTGCCCCTGGTCCTCACCGGTGGCTCCGCCGCGGGCGAGCTGCTCACCGAGCTCGCCGCCGGCGAGCGGACGGCGGCCGTGGCGAGCGGTCCCGAGCCCTGGAGCTCGCCGCTGGTCGCGACCCGGGAGGACACCGGCTGGTTCGTCGACGGGGCCGCGCCGGCGGTGCTGGACGCCACGACCGCCGACCGGCTGCTGGCCGTCGCCACCACGCCCCACGGGCCGGGGCTGTTCCTGGTCGAGGACCGCGCCGACGGCCGGGTCGCGGGCGGCGAGACGCCGATGGACCTGACCCTGGACGTCGCGCCCGTCGTGCTGCGCCGCGCGGCGGCCCGCCCCGTCGCCGTCCCCGGACCGGGCGACCGGGAGGAGCCCGACGGCGTCGCCCAACGGCTGCGCACCGCCCACCATCTCGCGGCCCTGGTGCTGGCCGGTGAGCAGGTCGGCGGCGCGGCGCGGATCCTCGAGCTGACCGTGGAGCACGCCCGCGTCCGGCACCAGTTCGGCCGGGCCATCGGCTCGTTCCAGGCGGTCAAGCACCGGTGCGCCGACCTGCTGATGACGCTGGAGTCCATGCGCTCGGTCGTCCGGGACGGGCTGCTCCGCTGCGCCTCGGTCCTCGACGGCGGCCCGATCGACCACGACGCGGTGGCGCTGGCCGCCGACCTGGCCCGCTCGGTCGCCGCCGACGGGTACCTGCGAATCGCGACCGCGGTGATCCAGCTGCACGGCGGCATCGGCTTCACCTGGGAGCACGACGCCCACCTGTACCTCAAGCGAGCCCGGGCCACGCAGCTCCTGCTCGGAGGGCCCGGCCGGTCCCGCGAGCGGCTGCTGCCGCTGCTCCTCGCCGATGCCGCCCGGACCGGCTCCGAGACGGGCGTGGCGACCGACACGACGCCGGTGCCGCCGGCGGTGGCGGCGTTCCTGGCGCGCCATCCGGTCGCGAGCACGCCCGACCGCGACCTGCGCGCTGCCCGGTACGACGCCGGACTGGCCGAGCAGGGTGAGGTCGAGGCTGCCTTCCTGGCCGCCGGCGCGCGGGACTGGTCCGGTCGCAACGTGATCGGACTCGGGATGGCGATGGCCACGATCCGCGCCCATGGCAACCCGGAGCAGCAGGAGGCGCACCTGCGACCGTGCTTCACCGGCGAGCACATCTGGTGCCAGCTCTTCTCCGAGCCGGGGGCCGGCTCCGACCTGGCCGGCCTGGCGACCCGCGCGGTCGCCGACGGCGACGACTTCGTGGTGACCGGACAGAAGGTGTGGACCTCGCTCGGCCATGTCGCCGACTACGGCCTGCTCCTGGCCCGGACCGACCCGGACGTGCCGAAGCACCGGGGCCTCACCTACTTCCTGTTGGACATGAGGCTTCCCGGCATCGAGGTCCGGCCGCTGCGCCAGCTCACCGGCGAGGCCGAGTTCAACGAGGTCCGCTTCGACGGGGTGCGGGTGCCGCGCTCGGCCGTGCTGGGCGCGGTCGGCGACGGCTGGCGGGTGGCGATGACGACCCTGATGAACGAGCGGGTCGCCATCGGCGGCAGCCGGGCGCCGCGGCACGGCGGCCCGATCGCGACCGCGCTCGCGTCGTACCGCCGCGCGGTGGCGCGCGGCGTGGCGGGCCCGATCGAGGGCGACCGGCTGGTCCGGCTGTGGTCGGCGGCGGAGGCGGCGCGGTTGACCAGCGCGCGGTCCGCGGCCGGTGGCGGCGACCCGGGACCGCAGGGCTCGATCGCCAAGCTGCAGATGGCCGAGGGCAACCAGGCGAGCTACGACTTCTGCGTCGAGCTGGCCGCGGCCGAGGGGCTCTACGTCGACGACTACGACCAGGGTGACGGCGCCACCTCCGCGGTGTTCGGCTCCACCGATCCGCGCAAGGCCTGGCTGCGCTCCTTGGCGAACTCGATCGAGGGCGGCACCTCGGAGGTGCTCCGCAACGTCCTCGGCGAGCGGGTGCTCGGCCTCCCGGGCGAGCCCCGCGTCGACCGTGACGTCCCGTGGAGCCGCACGCAGCGTTCCTAG